The window TCGATGACCCTGCCGCTCGCCGTGGGCGTGCTGGTCTGCCTGGGCTCCGCGCTGCTGCCGGCCAGGCGCGCCGGACGGACGGCTCCACTCGCGGCCCTGCGCGAGACGGCCGTCGACGGCTCCGGCGCCTCCCGCGCCCGCGCGATCGCCGGCGCCGCCCTCGGGGCGGCGGCCCTCGCCGCGACCCTCACCGGCGTCCTCGTCACCCCCTCGGTGTGGCTGGCGGGAACCGGCGCCCTGCTCGCCCTGGCGGCCTTCGTGGTCCTCGGCCCGGTCGCCGCCGGCACCGCGGTACGCCTGCTCGGAGGCCCCCTGGACCGGCTGCGCGGCGTCACCGGCGGCCTCGCCCGGCGCAACGCCCTGCGCAGCCCCGGGCGGACGGCCGCCACCGCGAGCGCGCTCATGATCGGCGTGGCCGTCGTGTCGCTGTTCACCGTGTTCGGGGCCTCGCTGAAGGCCACCATGGACCAGACGGTGTCGCGGTCCTTCGCGGGCGACGTGGCCGTCAGCACTCCGTCCTTCGGGGCGGGCGGCAGCGGACTCAGCCCCCGGCTCGCCCCGGCCCTGCAACGGCTGCTGGAGGTCGACACCGCGGTCGGCCTCGGCCGTGGGGTCGCCGAAGTCAACGGCAGGGGACGTGCGTTGACGGCCACCGACCCGGTGGCACTCGGCCGCACCTTCGACCTCGGTGGGGTCACCGGTTCACTGCGCGACCTCGGCCGCGACGGGCTCGCGCTGACCCGGAAGGAGGCCGACCGGCAGCACCTGCGCACCGGTGACACCGCCCGGCTCACCTTCACCGACGGCACGAGCGAGACCTTCACCGTCCGCGCCGTCTACGGCCGTTCCGAACTCGCGGGCGACTACGTCGTCACCCGGTCCGCCTGGGCCCCGCACCGCATGCAGGACTCGGACAACCTGATCGCCGTCACCTTCGAGGACGGCGTGGGCGCGGACGCGGGCAAGGCGGCCGTACGCAAGGTCGCGGCACAGTACGGCAACCCCGAGGTCCAGACCCGGGACGAGTACGCGCGGTCCTCGGCGGGCGGGATCGACATGATGCTGACCCTCGTCTACGCGCTGCTCGCCCTGGCGGTCGTCATCGCCCTGCTCGGCATCGCCAACACGCTGACCCTCGCGCTGCACGAACGCACCCGGGAACTGGGGCTCCTGCGGGCGGTCGGGCAGACCCGCGCCCAGTTGCGGGCCATGGTGCGCTGGGAGTCGGTCCTGGTCGCCGCCTTCGGCACGGTGGGCGGGCTCGGCCTCGGCGCCTTCCTCGGCTGGGTGCTGGTGAAGGCCTCCGACAGTGCCGGTGACTCCGCGTTCGTCTTCGCCCTCCCGCCGGTACGGCTCGCGGTGATCCTGCTCGTGGGCCTCACCGCGGGGGCCCTCGCCGCCCTCCGCCCGGCCCGGCGAGCGGGTCGCCTGGACATCCTGCGGGCGATCGGGACGGAGTGAGCACGGCCGGGACGCGGGGTGGACCCGGGGCCGCCCCGCCGCCCGGTCCCGGAAATGGTCACCGCCCGGTCGGGCGACTGCGGCCGACCGGGCGGAGGTCTGGCGCCCCACGAACGCGGGGCCGGGGTGGGGGAGCGGCTCCCGGCGGCGGCCCGCCTCCGGGGGAGCGGGCGGCTGTGACGTCCGGAGCCGCCGCGGCGGCCGTCGCGTCCGCCGGACCGGCGTCGGTCGATCCGATGCGGCACGGGGCAACAGTCTCAGGGCACCCGGTGCGCACCGCAGGCCGCTGTCACGGCTGCCCGGCCGTCACCCGAGTCGTGGTTCCGGAGTTCCCCGCACCGTCGTGCGAAGCGGACCTGGCGCCCGGAGCACCGGCGCCCACCGGAGCACGGACCGGAGTCCCGGCACCGGCCGGAGCCCCCGCGTCCACCGAGGCCCGGGCGCCCACCGGGGCGCCCGCACCGACCGGAGTCGAGGCACCCCGCTGAGCACTCGCGCCGACCGGAGCCGCCGCGCCCACCGGAACCCCAGCCCCCACCGGAGTCCGCGTCGCCCCGCCGAGGGGCACAGTCGTACCGATGACGACCGGAGGGCCGGTCCGTACGGGCTCGGTCGCCGGAGCCGGCCGCGTTTCCGGCCGGGCCGCCGCGGGCTGCCGCTCCGTCGCACGGTGCGGCGCGCGTTCCGCGTGGGTGCGCACCGCGGCCGGAGCGGGCAGCGTGAACCACACGATCTTGCCGTCGTCGCCGTCCGGCCGCGCTCCCCAGCTCGCGCTCACCGCGGCGACCATCGCCAGGCCCCGCCCGCAGGTGGCCAACGGGGTCGCGTCCGGCGCGTCCTCGGCGTCGGCCAGCACGGGAAGGCGCGGATCGTGGTCGCGCACCGAGACCGTGAGCCGGTCCGGCAGCAGCTCCAGCTCGACGGTGCACGACTTGTCGGGCCTGGCGTGCCGGTGGACATTGCTCAACAGCTCGGTCACACCGAGCGCGGCCCGGTCTATCAACGGGTCCATATGCCAGTAGCGCAACTGCGCAGATACGATTCTGCGGACCTGGCCGATCCGCGACGGCAGGGCTTGGAGCTCCACCGTGCAGTGCCTGCTTGGGTGACTGATCACGGCTGCGACTCCCCGATGTGAGGTCCGGAAGGAACCGAAATCCGGAGGACCGGAAGAACACGGAGAACAACGGATCCAGCAGGGTGCTTGCGTCCAAACGTCCGCCTGCTGTCGTGGCCGGCGGGCTGGTTCGCAGCGTTATCGCCGGTAAACCCAGAGTGACGTGGGACCAGCGTGACGCAGCGGAGGAACTCCCGCAACTCGCCGCGACCGACCGCTGCTCCGCGTACCCGCCCCGGCCTTTCAGCCGCCGCGGCCGGCCGCCCGGCGCACCGCCTCGATGAACCGCCACGCGGCCGGCGGACCCGCCTGGCCCGGCGCCGGATCGTGCTCGCCCAGCGTCAGCAGGTACCGGTTGCCGTTGAGGTCGGCCAGTGCCCGGTCGTCCGGCGCGAACCACGGCTTGGACGCACGCACCGCCTGCACGGGCGCGCTGTCTATCTCGCTGCCGTAGCTGGTGAGCAGCTCCAGCCTGCCGTCGTTGATCCGGACCTGTCCGGCCCGGGTGAGCGAACGCAGCCGTTTGCCGATCCGCACGCCCGTGGCCGTGAATTCCGGCTCCGCCATCCTTCGCCGCCCCCTTGCGCGTGTCTTGGTGGTTCCGTGCGCGCCCCTGTTCGGGGCGATCGTCCCGACGCGTGCAGTCTGCCCCGATGCGGCGTGGAGCACCAGTACGCACGGGGCCCGTGCGACGACCCGCCGGAGCACTCGCGCCAATGCGCCCCCGTAATCCTCGTACGTCTGTGCCTCAGGGCGTCTTTGAGTGGCTCAAAGATGCGTTTATGCAGGTGGGAAGCGGTATGAAAGATGCCTATGCTCGAAGGGTCGGGCGCGTGAAGCGCCGTCGGCGCCCAGCGTAAGGAGCACCGTCGTGAGCACCATCCCCCAGGCCCGGACCGGCGCCACCCTCGACGTCGACTGCAGTGACGCCGCCTACCGTGTGTGGCTGAAAGAAGCCGTCCGCAAGGTACAGGCGGACGCCAACCGGTCGGCGGACACGCACCTGCTGCGCTTTCCGCTGCCGGAGCGGTGGGGCATCGACCTGTACCTCAAGGACGAGTCGACCCACCCCACCGGCAGTCTCAAGCACCGGCTCGCCCGCTCCCTGTTCCTCTACGGCCTGTGCAATGGCTGGATCCGTCCGGACCGGCCGGTGATCGAGGCGTCCAGCGGCTCCACGGCCGTCTCCGAGGCCTACTTCGCGAAGTTGATCGGCGTGCCCTTCATCGCCGTCATGCCGCGCACGACGAGCGCCGAGAAGTGCCGTCTCATCGAGTTCCACGGCGGTCGATGTCACTTCGTCGACGACTCACGGAAGATGTACGAGGAGTCCGCCCGTCTCGCGGTGGAGACCGGCGGCCACTACATGGACCAGTTCACCTACGCCGAGCGGGCCACCGACTGGCGCGGCAACAACAACATCGCCGAATCGATCTTCCGGCAGCTGGAGTTGGAGCGGTTCCCGGAGCCGGCGTGGATCGTCGCCACCGCGGGCACCGGCGGCACGTCCGCGACCCTCGCGCGCTATGTGCACTACATGCAGCACGACACCCGCGTCTGCGTCGCCGACCCGGAGAACTCCTGCTTCTTCGAGGGCTGGACCACCGGCGATCCGGACGTCACGTGCGACTGCGGCTCCCGGATCGAGGGCATCGGCAGACCGCGCATGGAGCCGAGCTTCGTGCCCGGCGCGATCGACCGGATGATGAAGGTCCCCGACGCGGCGAGCGTCGCCGCGGTACGGGCCCTGGAGCGGGCCATCGGCCGCAAGGCGGGCGGTTCGACCGGCACCGGACTGTGGAGCGCGCTGAAGATCGTCTCGGAGATGGTGGCCGAGGGGCGCCGGGGCAGCGTGGTGACGCTGCTGTGCGATCCGGGCGACCGGTACCTCGACAAGTACTACTCGGACGCGTGGCTCGCCGGTCAGGGCCTGGACATCACCCCGTACTCGACGGCCATCGAGACCCTGCTCGCCACGGGCGTCTGGCCCGGCTGAGGCCGGCCGGGGACCGGGCACCCCGAGCGGCCTGAGTCCGTGCGCGCCCAAAGGGGAGCGGGGCTACCGCAGTCGCCGGTCCAGTGCCGTCATCGCGTTGCGGAACGCGCGGCCGACGCCCGGCCGGATCAGGCGGCAGACCAGGCGGAACGTGGCCGTGCCGTCGAGCGCGAAGGTCATCCGGACCCGGGTCCCGGTGCCCGCCGGGGCGAGCCGCCACTCCTCGACCCAGGCGCGGGCTCCCGGCGTGTTGGTCACGTCGACCCGGTAGGCGTACAGCTCGGGCGCCTTCGCCGCGAGGATCGTCTCCTCGAAGCGGGTGCCGCCGCGCAGCCGGACCTCACGCCCGCCCTCGGTCGGCCGGGCCGAGGACACGGCCGAGAACCACTCGGGCCAGCCGGCCAGGTCCTCGGCGAGGGCCCGGTGGACGGCGCCGGGGGCGGCGGCCAAGTCCCGGGTGAACACCAGCCGCACCGGCGCGGTCTCGACGAACTCCGGACCGACCGGGCGCAGACGCCGAGCCATGACGACCCACCCCTCATGAAGTCCCGTACGGGACAACGAATTGACGGCCACTATAATTGACGAGCCGTCAGATGTCGTCGTCGCCCTCGTCGGTGCCCTCGTCGTCCTGCTCGCCCGCCACGATCAGCCGCGGCAGATGCTCGGAGATCTCCGCGCGCGCGTCCCCCGGCAGGCCCGCGTCGGTGACGAGCGTGTCCACCTGATCCAGCGTCGCGAAGGAACTCAGGCCCACCGTCCCCCACTTGGTGTGGTCGGCGACCACCACGACCCGGCGCGCGGAGTGCACCAGCCGCCGGTTGGTCTCGGCTTCGGCGAGGTTCGGTGTGGACAGGCCGGCCTCCACCGATATGCCGTGCACACCGAGGAAGAGCACGTCGAAGTGGAGCGCGGCGATCGCCTGGTCGGCGACCGGTCCCACCAGCGAGTCCGACGGGGTGCGCACACCGCCGGTCAGCACCACCGTGGCCGCGCCCTGCCGCTGGCCCGAGGTCCGCTGCGCCGCATGGAAGACGTCGGCGACCCGCACCGAGTTCGTCACCACGGTCAGATCGGGCACCTCCAGCAGGTGCTGCGCGAGGGCGTACGTGGTCGTACCGCCGGACAGGGCGATCGCCGTACCCGGCGCGACCAGCCGCGCGGCGGAACGCGCGATGTCCTCCTTGGCGGTCAGCTCCAGCCCCGACTTCGCCTCGAACCCCGGCTCGTGGGTGCTGGCCTCGACCACCGGCACCGCGCCGCCGTGCACCTTCTCCAGCACACCCTGGCGGGCGAGCGCGTCGAGATCACGGCGCACGGTCATGTCCGACACGCCGAGCTTGCGGGTCAGTTCGTTCACCCGCACACCGCCCCGGCGCCGGACCTCGTCCAGGATCAGGGCGCGGCGCTGCTCCGCGAGGAGGTTCTGATTCTCGCTCACGTACGCTCCGGTCCTTTCGCCGACAACCGTCCGACACGACCCCGGCACCAGCTCCGACCAGGACCTTCCCGCCGCCCGGAAAGGCGCGGGCGTCCCATCTTTTCACGGGTCGGTACCGGTTGCGCCACCGCCTGACGCGACGCGCACATGCCAATCCGGTGGCTCCCGCCCCGCTTGCCCTTCACCCGGATCGGGGAGATTCCCTGACAACCGCTGTGCGCCGCCGGGCGACCCGAGATCCTGGAGCGCGCACGGACAGGCCTTCAGGTGTCACGGGGGAAGTGCGAGAACAGTGGAACGCGCGCGGGAAAGGACCACCGGGCAGCCGACGACCGGGACACCGGACGGACCCGTCCCCACCGGGCACCCGGCCGCCACGGCGCCGGGCGGGCCGGAGACCGATCTGGAACTCCTGGTGCACGGGGTCGGTGGCACGACCCCCGGGAAGATGCTCGGTGACCCGCGCACGGTCCGGATCACCGGCGACGACACGGCCGCCGTCTTCCGCCGCGCCGAGGACGCCGAGCCCGGGACGCGCCCTCGGCAGGGGCCCGTCCAGGAGGCGTACGTCTGGTGCAACCTCACCTCCGGCGACGGCAGCCGTGCCCTGTGGCTGTTGCTGCTGCCCTTCATGGTGGTGAACCTCGCCCACTGGATGCGTCCCGCCGCACCGGGCCGGCCACGCGTCGTCCGGCTCTACGGCCTCCTCGTGCGCCTGGCCGCCCTCACCCTCACCGTGCTGCTGGTCGCCGCCGCCTGCGAGGTGGCCCTGGACCTGGTGGCCTGGCAGTGCGCCGGTGTCCGCGCCTGCGCCCGCCGCCACTCCTGGCTGGGCTTCCTCGCGCCCGGCCCGGTGAGCGCCGCCTGGTGGACCGCCCCCGGCCGCCGGCTCGCCCTCGCCGCCACGATCCCGGCCACGCTCGTCGCCCTGCTCTGGTACCTCTCCCACCGCACCTGGCACGCGTACGAGTCCCACCAGCCGATGTCCCCGGCCCCGCTTCCGGCCGCCGAGGACATCGGCCCCGGCGGCACGGTGACACCCCCGCCCGGAGCGGCCCCGGGCGCAGGCCCCGTCCCGGGCCCCGAGGACGCTCAAGGGGGCGGCGCGAGCGAGGCGATCGGCGCCGAGCCCGCCGGTGACGGGAGCGCCCTGGCCCGGCCCGGGTTCTGGTACGGCCGGCGGCTGGTGGCACGGCTGCGGGCCGCGCACACCGCGGCCGGGCTGCTCACGGTGGCCTCCGCCGTGGCCACACCCGCCGTCCGCTTCGACCACCGGCCCGGTGGCCCCGCCGTCCCGGGCGTCCTGGGAGGGCTGCTCACCGTCGCGCTGGTGGCCTGGGCGGCGGCCGTGGTGGGCGTGGTCTGCGGACGGGGCCGCAGCGAGAACCGTCTCGACCGGCGCATCGACCGGCACCTCGTACGAGGCCTGCCGCTCGGCGCCCTCGGCCTGCTGCTGCTCACCCTGGTGTACGCCGGCTGGACCCGCCCCGGCTGGCAGTCCGCGGGCCGGCTGCCCGGGGACCCGGCCTTCGGCGCCCTGATGTCGGTCCAGGGGCTGCTCGTGGTCGCCCTCGCCGTCGTCGCCGGATACCTCCACCGGCGCCGTCCCGATCCGCGCGCCGGGATGCGCGGTCTCGGCGGCCCGGCCGTCACGCTGCTCGCCTGCGCCCTGGGGGGCGTGATGGCCGGCGGGGTCGCGCAACGTGTCGCCGACTGGCTGGACGGCACCCGCGCTTTGCTGCCCGGGCCGCCCGTCCTGCTCACCTGGCAGGCGTCCACGATCCCCGCCCTGCTCGCCGTCCTGCTGCTCCTGGCCGCCCGGCTCGCCGTGAGCACCGCCCGGCACGCCCGCGCCGAACGCGCCCGGGTCCGCCACGAGCACCCCGGCGAACCCGAGGACCCCGCCCGCACCCGCGCCATCGCCCACGCCCGGGCCATGGCGGGCCTCACCGACCGGGCGCCGCTCGTCCTCGCCGTGCTCACCGCCACCACCCTGCTGCTGGGCGCCTCGGCCCTGGCCGGCGCCCTGCTCACCGGCCGGACGCCCGACGGCGCGGCCCACCGCGCCCACCACGCCGTCCAGGCCGTCGCGCAGACCTCGCAGGCCCTCGGGTCCTGGCTGGTCGGGCTCGGCTTCCTGCTGTTCGTCACCTGGGGCAGACGCGCCTACAAGGACGCCGCCGCCCGGCGCACCATAGGCATCCTCTGGGACGTCGGCACCTTCTGGCCGCGCGCCGCCCACCCCTTCGCACCCCCCTGCTACGCCGAACGCGCGGTGCCTGACCTGACCTGGCGGATGGCGACCTGGACCCGGCGCACGGGAGGACGCCTGGTGCTCTCCGGGCACTCCCAGGGCAGCGTCCTCGCCGCCGCCGCGGCCTGGCAGCTGACCCCGCCGGCACGCGGCCTGGTCGCGCTGCTCACCTACGGCTCCCCGCTGGAGCGCCTGTACGGCCGTTGGTTCCCGGCCCACTTCGGCCCGCCGGCACTCGCCGCCCTGCACCGCGACGTGGCCTGCTGGCGCAACCTGCACCGACGCACCGATCCCATCGGCGGACCCGTCCGCGTCCCCGACGACAGCACCCCGGAGGTGGACCTCGAACCCCTGGCGGACCCCCTCGCCTACGGCCGGACCCCCGACCACCCGCTGCCGGCCCCGATCCTCGGTCACTCCGACTACCAGGCGGACCCGGTGTTCACCCGGGAACGCGCCCGGCTGCTCGTCCGGCTGCGCCCCGGACTGCCGGGTCAGCGCCCGGAGCCGGCCGCGCCGGACCCGGGCAGCGCGAACATGCCGACGGGCCAGGACGTTCAGGACAGCTCGGGCAGGTCCTCCGCGTAGAGCAGGGTCAGGTCGTCGGTGGTGGGGTCGGAGACCTGCGCGACACGGCTCGCGTGCCGTTCCACCATCGCCTCGAACGTCTGCCGGGCGGTACGGCCGTTGCCGAACGCCGGGCCCTTGGGAATCGCCGTGAAGTACTTCAGCAACGCCTCGGACGCGGCCGGCGTCAGCCGGTACTCGTGCTCGTCCGCCTGCTGGCCGACGATGCGCAGCAGCTCGTCCGGGCCGTAGTCGCCGAAGGTGATGGTGCGCGAGAAACGGGAGGCCACGCCCGGGTTGACGGACAGGAAACGGTCCATCTCCGCGGTGTAGCCGGCGACGATCACCACCACGGCGTCCCGGTGGTCCTCCATCAGCTTCACCAGCGTGTCGATGGCCTCCTTGCCGAAGTCCCGGCCGGCGTCCTCCGGCGAGAGCGCGTACGCCTCGTCGATGAACAGCACACCGCCGCGTGCCCGTTCGAACGCCTCCTGCGTGCGGATCGCCGTGGAACCGATGTGCTCGCCGACCAGGTCCACCCGGGAGACCTCGACCAGGTGTCCCTTCTCCAGCACCCCGAGCGAGGCGAGGATCTCGCCGTAGAGCCGGGCGACCGTCGTCTTGCCGGTGCCGGGGGAGCCGGTGAAGACCAGGTGCCGTTTGACCGAGGCCGCCTTCAGCCCGGCCTGCCGGCGGCGCCGGCCCACCTCGATCATGTCGGTCAGCGCCCGCACCTCGCGCTTGACGCTCTCCAGGCCCACCAGCGCGTCGAGTTCCCCGAGCACGTCCGTGGAGGTCCGGACCGGCTGCGCCGGCTCGGCGGTGGCCGCCGGCTCCTGTTCGGTGCTGCGCTGTCCCGGGATCGAGCCGAGCAGGCCGGGGGACTCCGTCACCGTCTGCACGGCCGTCTCGCGGGCCGCCGACGGCCGCAGGCTGCCGCTCTCGTCGCTGGTGCAGTCCTCCACGACCGGACCCGTACCGCTCCCGCCGCCGGAGCCTCCGTCGGCGAACTCGTAGCCACCGCGCGCACACCGCTCCGTACGGCACTTGCGCAGCGTCGTACGGCAACCGTCGATCACATGGAAGCCGTAGCCCCCGCTGCCGCTGACCCGGCAGTTCAGGAAACTGCCACGGCCGCCCGCCGACACGTAGAAGCCCGCCTCGGAGGGCGAGTCGACCGTGCAGCGCTCGATGGTCGGGTCGGCGCCCTTGGTCACGATCACACCGGTCTGCGTGCCGTCCACGGTGCAGTTGTTGAGCGTGCCGCCGCTGCCGTGGTCGCGGAACCACGCGCCGGTGGCGGCCTCCCTGATCCGGCAGTCGTCGAGCTGCGCGGTCGCTCCGTCACTGACCGACACCGCCGTGTTGCGCACCTGGGACAGATCGCTGTCCACGACGTCCGCGCGGGACCCCCGGTCCAGCACGAACAGCGCGTCGGGGACGTCGTGGACCCGGCAGGAGTCGAGCACGACCGTGGCGCCGTCGCTCACCCACACCGCCGGGTAGTCGCCGGTGCTGTCGAAGATCTCGCACTGGTTGGCGTCCACGCGGGTCCCCGGGTCCCACACCGAGAGGCCGTTGCGCCCGAACTGACGGACCGTCGTCCGCGTCAGGGTGAGCACCGACCGGGAACGCAGGTCGACCGCGTTCTCCGGGATGTCGTGGATGCGGCAGTCCGCGAGCGTGAGCACCGCGTCCGTGTCCAGCGTGACACCGTCGGCGGTGGTGCGGTGCACATCGCAGTCCGTCAGATGCGCGGTGGCCCGCTGGGTGACCTGCACCCCCGAGCCGCGGACCTCGTAGATCTCGCAGCCGACGGCCTCCAGGGCGGAGTTCTCGCCGGTCGCGGTCAGCCCGGTGCCCGAGGCGTGGTGCACCCGGCAGCGCTCCAGGCGCGGGTGGGCGCCGCCGCGGACCGCCACGCCCGCCTGGCCGGCGGCGACGACCTCGCACTCCTCGAACACCCCGCCACCGCCGTCGAGCACGGCGATGCCGATGCCGGCCGGGTTGTCGACGGTGCAGCGCCGCACGGTCGGACGGGCGCCGCCGCGCACCTCGATGCCCGCGGCGGAACGCGTGACGATCCGCACGTCCATCAGCTCGGGCGTGCCCTCCTCGACCAGCAGCGCGGGCGCGGCCGAGTCCTGGCCCTCCACGTGCAGGTCCTGCACCACCGCGGAAGCCCGCACGGTCAGCGGCACCCCGTCGGCGGGCGCGATCCGCACGGAGCCCGGGGACCCCTCGGGGCCACGGAGCGTCACCGCCCGCTGGACGACGAGGTTCTCCCGGTAGGTGCCGGGGGCGATGGTGAGGACGTCACCGTCGGCGGCGGCCTCCAGGGCGGCGGCGAGCGATGCGTACTCACCCGTGCGGCGCCGCCACCGCGAAGTACCGGTGTGCGTCACCTGGACCGTGCCCTGTGCCATGGCGTTGCCGTGCCCCCACTTGTCGTACTGATGGCTCGCTCCCGGCGGGGCGTCGCCGCCGGTGCCGGGACCGCGGGCGTGCCCGGCCCTCGGCCCGAACGCGTCCGTGCTCCCGCATACCTGCACGCCCCTGGGTTCGCTCACCCGCGGGTCCTCGCCGAAAGCGCTTCGGCCGGTCCACCGTAGCGTGTGCGTGCACGGTGGGTTGACCAGAGCCGGAAGGCCGTCAACTGCCGGTGCCCGCCTTGCCCCAGTCCGGACCCGCGCGGTCCCAGGCCTGGTCCCAGCGTGTGTACCGGCGGCGGACCATGCGCCAGACGGCCATGCGCCGACCGCATTCGACCAGGGCCGCGGTCACCAGGGCGGCGCCGATTCCGGCGAGCACCGCATGCGTCGTCGCCGTCGGGGAGTCCATCGGGCGGGTCGTCATCCGGCCGTGCCGGTCCGTCCAGAGCCGGAAGTGCTCCCCGGCGTGCGGGGACTTGAGGTCCACCAGGACCGGGCCGTGTCTGCGGGTGCCGTCCGGTGCGGTCCAGCCGGCGACGACGCGGCTGCGCGCCTCGTGGGCCGGTGTGGTGTCGGGGTCGGTGTCCAGCGGGGCCTCGCCCAGGTCCCGTATGACGGTGGCCGTGACGAGATGGCGGTCGTGCCGCTGCTCGCGCACGGACCGCTGCAAGGAGTCCTGGGCGGCGACGCCGACCAGACAGCCGAGCACGGGCGCGGCCACGGCGATCAGCACCAGTGCCACGAGGGCCACCCATGACTCGGCCAGATCGGTCGCACGGCGCAGCGGATTGTGCCGCCAGCGCCACAGCCCCCTCAGTGCACGCATCTCCCCAACCCCCTTTTCACGCCGTCAGGACACCCGGCGCAGGCGGTCGTCCCCGGTCCGGGCCGGGGGGTGAGCGGTCGATCCCGGCCGGGACCCGCGACGAACGCGGTCTCTCAAGAATCTCTCATGCCCTCCCAACGACCGGGGGCCGTTCCCGGGTTCCCGGTCGCGGGACCGACCGGCGGGCGGCCGGGGAGGCGCGGCCGTCCGTCACCCCAGGACCCTGACGGGGTCCCCGATCCTGATCGTGCCGGTGGAGAGGGGAACGAGGTTCTGGCCGAAGACCAGCCTGCCGTCGACCCTGCGGTGACGTGCCAGGGTGCGCAGCGGTTCCCGGCCGCGGACGCCGGTGTCCTGGTCGGTGGTGGTCACCACGCAGCGCGCGCTGGTCTTGGCGGCCCGCAGGACCACCTCGCCGATGGAG of the Streptomyces sp. 1222.5 genome contains:
- a CDS encoding PLP-dependent cysteine synthase family protein; the encoded protein is MSTIPQARTGATLDVDCSDAAYRVWLKEAVRKVQADANRSADTHLLRFPLPERWGIDLYLKDESTHPTGSLKHRLARSLFLYGLCNGWIRPDRPVIEASSGSTAVSEAYFAKLIGVPFIAVMPRTTSAEKCRLIEFHGGRCHFVDDSRKMYEESARLAVETGGHYMDQFTYAERATDWRGNNNIAESIFRQLELERFPEPAWIVATAGTGGTSATLARYVHYMQHDTRVCVADPENSCFFEGWTTGDPDVTCDCGSRIEGIGRPRMEPSFVPGAIDRMMKVPDAASVAAVRALERAIGRKAGGSTGTGLWSALKIVSEMVAEGRRGSVVTLLCDPGDRYLDKYYSDAWLAGQGLDITPYSTAIETLLATGVWPG
- a CDS encoding SRPBCC family protein, with product MARRLRPVGPEFVETAPVRLVFTRDLAAAPGAVHRALAEDLAGWPEWFSAVSSARPTEGGREVRLRGGTRFEETILAAKAPELYAYRVDVTNTPGARAWVEEWRLAPAGTGTRVRMTFALDGTATFRLVCRLIRPGVGRAFRNAMTALDRRLR
- a CDS encoding ABC transporter permease, which encodes MSTTLRLALTSLRAHRRRFAGTFLAVFLGVAFLTGTLVMGDTLRASFGSMFGEATSGTDAVVRGADAITTPGEAQGVRRPVPASLAETIERVPGVAAAAPDIQGAGQLVGSDGKPVGGQGPPTLAGNWITDAGLNPYRIAEGRAPARSGEVVVNRGAAKKGGLKVGDTTTLRTPDPVRVTIVGLATFGGQDGMAQVTFTGMTTADAGKYLTARPGQAASIAVRAGPGVGQRQLVDRLTPVLPAGVEAITGQQSARENTDMISSQFLTVFTTFLLVFSGVALLVATFSIHNTFAIVVAQRTRENALLRALGAARRQVTTSALAEAAVVAFAASLTGLAGGVGIAAGLQALFPAIGFPFPDGDLVVKTLSMTLPLAVGVLVCLGSALLPARRAGRTAPLAALRETAVDGSGASRARAIAGAALGAAALAATLTGVLVTPSVWLAGTGALLALAAFVVLGPVAAGTAVRLLGGPLDRLRGVTGGLARRNALRSPGRTAATASALMIGVAVVSLFTVFGASLKATMDQTVSRSFAGDVAVSTPSFGAGGSGLSPRLAPALQRLLEVDTAVGLGRGVAEVNGRGRALTATDPVALGRTFDLGGVTGSLRDLGRDGLALTRKEADRQHLRTGDTARLTFTDGTSETFTVRAVYGRSELAGDYVVTRSAWAPHRMQDSDNLIAVTFEDGVGADAGKAAVRKVAAQYGNPEVQTRDEYARSSAGGIDMMLTLVYALLALAVVIALLGIANTLTLALHERTRELGLLRAVGQTRAQLRAMVRWESVLVAAFGTVGGLGLGAFLGWVLVKASDSAGDSAFVFALPPVRLAVILLVGLTAGALAALRPARRAGRLDILRAIGTE
- a CDS encoding DeoR/GlpR family DNA-binding transcription regulator, whose amino-acid sequence is MSENQNLLAEQRRALILDEVRRRGGVRVNELTRKLGVSDMTVRRDLDALARQGVLEKVHGGAVPVVEASTHEPGFEAKSGLELTAKEDIARSAARLVAPGTAIALSGGTTTYALAQHLLEVPDLTVVTNSVRVADVFHAAQRTSGQRQGAATVVLTGGVRTPSDSLVGPVADQAIAALHFDVLFLGVHGISVEAGLSTPNLAEAETNRRLVHSARRVVVVADHTKWGTVGLSSFATLDQVDTLVTDAGLPGDARAEISEHLPRLIVAGEQDDEGTDEGDDDI
- a CDS encoding right-handed parallel beta-helix repeat-containing protein, with protein sequence MAQGTVQVTHTGTSRWRRRTGEYASLAAALEAAADGDVLTIAPGTYRENLVVQRAVTLRGPEGSPGSVRIAPADGVPLTVRASAVVQDLHVEGQDSAAPALLVEEGTPELMDVRIVTRSAAGIEVRGGARPTVRRCTVDNPAGIGIAVLDGGGGVFEECEVVAAGQAGVAVRGGAHPRLERCRVHHASGTGLTATGENSALEAVGCEIYEVRGSGVQVTQRATAHLTDCDVHRTTADGVTLDTDAVLTLADCRIHDIPENAVDLRSRSVLTLTRTTVRQFGRNGLSVWDPGTRVDANQCEIFDSTGDYPAVWVSDGATVVLDSCRVHDVPDALFVLDRGSRADVVDSDLSQVRNTAVSVSDGATAQLDDCRIREAATGAWFRDHGSGGTLNNCTVDGTQTGVIVTKGADPTIERCTVDSPSEAGFYVSAGGRGSFLNCRVSGSGGYGFHVIDGCRTTLRKCRTERCARGGYEFADGGSGGGSGTGPVVEDCTSDESGSLRPSAARETAVQTVTESPGLLGSIPGQRSTEQEPAATAEPAQPVRTSTDVLGELDALVGLESVKREVRALTDMIEVGRRRRQAGLKAASVKRHLVFTGSPGTGKTTVARLYGEILASLGVLEKGHLVEVSRVDLVGEHIGSTAIRTQEAFERARGGVLFIDEAYALSPEDAGRDFGKEAIDTLVKLMEDHRDAVVVIVAGYTAEMDRFLSVNPGVASRFSRTITFGDYGPDELLRIVGQQADEHEYRLTPAASEALLKYFTAIPKGPAFGNGRTARQTFEAMVERHASRVAQVSDPTTDDLTLLYAEDLPELS